In Esox lucius isolate fEsoLuc1 chromosome 3, fEsoLuc1.pri, whole genome shotgun sequence, the sequence GTCACTGTTTATGTCTTGCGCATGGAGCACACTCTGTTCAACATTATGAAGCTTTGAATGGAAAGACTTCATACACTGTCTGACCAGAGGTCTGACCAAATAACTGGCcatgtctctttccctctcttctccctctcataACCCAATGGGAGTTTGGTTTGTGGTCTCACCAactaacatataaaatatagcacgtaaaataaaaatcattacACCGAATCTCTGGTTTGGAATGGAAACAGCGTTTATCTTCCCATGAATTCCATATCTATTGAAATAGCAGGGATTTACTGCTTTATAACAGGGTTTTTTAATCACGTGTTTCCCATACATAAAAATGAATGGTGTCTACAAGACGGATATTCTCCGAAAAGAGAAATGTTACAGCAGTTCAACTTCAAATATGATCAAGTGCTTGAGTCTACAGGGTGAGGAAAGAAACCAGATTTCTCACCTGTCGCAGCTCCTGAGCCTCAGCCTGCGTGACCTCTGGCTTAAGAACATGCAACTGCACTTGGGACAGTTCTCCTGCTGGGACAGCCATTGGGACCTCAGTTTCCTGGTACTGCTGCAAGCATTCTGGGAGGGACAGAAATGCAGTATGGTCTCATGGGTGTTAAAGAAACCCTGTGATAGCGCAAGAGGGGAAGcttgtcacaacatataaacatGCCCCAGAAACGTGTAATAGATCAATTAAACACAATAGTTGCTAGCGTTCAATGAGATTTGAGACTGAAGAGAACCTAAAGTAATTTTTCGAAGATGTGTGTTGAACAATACATGCAGTATTACAACACAGAGCTTTACTGCCACTTGGTGGTCAAAAACACATAATGGGACAGtgcaaataaaaaagaacacCAAGTGGCTTTGGAGGTCACCTACATATATTACCTGCATTCCATATTGAACATTGGTCCTGGTCACCGGGGGTTGTGGCTGAGGCGGTCTTGAAGGCAGAGTACTCACTTGTGTACTCCACCTTCTTCTTATACTGCATCTCCAGGACTGACATGGCCTCCGGCATCTTAGCCGACAGTAGTCGGAAGCATATGTCTGGCTTCCCTATGAACCTCTGCCTCACGCTGATCTCGTACGGGTTGTGCACCCGTATGTCATCCACCTCGTCCCTCTCAAAGTGGTGGAGCAGCGCATAGTTTGTATCTCGGACTTCCAAGGAGGACACCATCACAATCAAGCAGCCAGGCTTTAGGTCTGAGTCTCTGCCTCGGGACACGATGGCTGGTATGCTGGTAATCACTCTGTGCTTGCCTGTTCTTGTCTCCTTACAAGCAGCCTCTCTGGCAGCATGGACAGCCTTCTCATCCTGTTGACTCTTCCACAATAATTTGCTAAAAGGCCACCATGGTGGAGACTCCAGTTCAGACAGCAGCCTGCAGAGAAAATGGAGACCCACGTTAGAAGACCCATACAATTCTTAGTGCTTCAGTTAAGGACAAAATATACAGAGcattatgtgcatgtgtgcaggATTCTGTTGTTTGCACACAGTCTATGCACTATTTATTCAGCTGCCCAGTGATGAACAGTGCTCATCTTAAGGAAGTTCAAAGATCAAAAGGGAATCAATGTCTGCAAGATCTTCTTATAATAGTATTCAACATTTTCGGTAACTTTATTAAAGGAGGTAGCACCATTTTAGGCTGGCTGACACCAGCTCTTGCTGTGTAGTCACGTGGGTCACACCAGCAATATAAGCACCATTTTTCATTCAATGAAATTCAAATACATAGCCTTCTTCTACGAGCAGAAAAGTACGTAGAGTAAGTGCTTTGTGCAAAGAACAGAATCCCACACTTGTGCTCCATAGCCAAGATaatccagaactgcaaccttcTGGATTCACAGCAATCCAGTCACAAATATTTAACCAATAATCAGCCCAGAGAAGAAATATAACAACAAAACCATTCTTACTTGTCTGCCACGCCCAGATCAGAGTCGATCTTATCCAGGCCGTGCATCATGTTATCAAACTGCTCTCCCTGGTAGTGAAGGACATTCCCTGTGTCCTCTAACCGTCTCTGAGTCCCCACCACCAGGTTAATAAGCTCCCTCCCCTTGGTTGACTGGGCCTCTGCCACCTGGACTTCAGTTGAGGGggacaacaacctctccctCCAGAAATGCTCCAAGACATTGTAGACCACAACCCGGTTGGGTCTCAGCGAACCGAACCAATGCTTGATATTCCCCTGCTCCAACACCGTGAGAGTGCTGAAGATGAGGCTGGATGACTCCATCTTGATCTCCATGATCCTCGAGAGGCGGAAGCTGACAAGGTTCTCTCTGCTCTGGTCTGAGGTGAAGCGCAGCATGGTGCGGGTCAGGGACAGGGTGCCAGCCTCCCAGCGCTTCTCACTGTTAATGTAGTAGGAGCCTGGCCAGCTGTGGATGGGGATATCTCGGTTTGGGCTTGTCATCTTGGCTTGGCTACAGATGCTCACCTACAGTAATAGAcagtttttataataataattataacaagaTAATTATAATGATGGTTTAATTTGgacattacacattttttgtGGATTCTCTGATTGACTTTCCCACTGAATTGCCAATATAAAATGAGACCATAATAGAAGGGCGTTTTTGGCTGATCTTgaccacacccctacacacTAAACCCTAATTGGAACTCCCTGTAATGTTACTTGttttttcatgttattgttattgagacagatactgtatttattacatgtattaaTACTTTCTATATTCCTTTTCTATTCAagatatttaattttatttatatacacttTTGCATTCTCATTGGAAAAGCATGCAGTTTCCAGTAGTCGACACTAGTGGTTAACAAAGCACGTTAGGATTAAACCTGCAAGTCACATTACGCagtcttacaaaaaaaaaatcataaactTACCTAAACCAGGGGGGACCaaactaaaacaatattttgattcaatattttctaaatataaacACCAACCACTGTTTTGACACCTTtaaaactgtttgtttttaaattactcTAAATGTTTAGGGCAATTCCACCTGCAGGTCAACATGAGCATCCCAAACTAAAATTTATAAATTCCAAATAAAGCAGTGCACTTTATTATCCTTAAAGTTGCGGTCTGGGACTTTTGGGAATAACAAACACTTTCTTTGGATTGGACGTGTGATGTTGTTAATGTGCATAATGTGGAAGTAAAATGACTATCATACGTCAGTTAGCCAGGAAATATCGGTTTAGAAAAccagtggttttgatgacatgggacACATATCGACACATTCAGAAGTACaacatttttggggggaaacTGAAGGTCTTTACGCAGACTTTATTTCACAAGTGTTCTTTGGAGGGGAAATTTATGAATTTGGGCCATAACAGAGCTTTTCCCTCACTGAATACTGCCCCACAGTGGAAGTTAAATATTAAAGATGAAAGTGTTGTTTTTAGTCTAGTAAAGACCACGGGTCACTAGGATAGGGCATGTAACAACACATTGTTATTAAGAAGGAAAATAACTGGAAGTGTTCTCTATTATCAACGTTTTACATAATCTATTATTCATTTATCATTGTCAGTATGCTTTTATAGTGTTGACATATTCATAACATCCATAAACATTGCGCACAATAATATTCTTAAAAATATAATCTCAAACACATTCCACATAAAATCTGTGGCCAGTTTATTATGTAGCCTACATCCATTTTGTAATGGTTCGGTTCACCTCCAGGACAGCCTGAATTCTTTGGGGCATGGATTCGACAAGGTGTTGGAAACATTCCACAGGGATATTTGTCCAAGCTGAGGCAATGGCATCACGCAGAGTTACATTAATGCTCTGAACTGCCTGTTAAATCTCATCCCAAAGATACTTTAATGGTTTGAGGTCTTGAAAGTGGGACTGGGCAGGCCTCAAGAAAAATGATCTTGCTGTCATGTTCCTGGAACCATTCTGAGGCAATAAGCACTTTGCAAAATGGCTCATGTCTCGCAAGAAGTATCCATGTGACCGAAGGTAAACTCTATCCACGACAAGATGCACCTGGTCAGCAAAAATAGATGAGGTATACTGGGGTGTTCAAACGAAGTTCAATTGGAATTAAATGATCTAATTGATGTTTTCCATCcacataaattaattaaatgtgcaTGGAAAACGTTCCCGTCTTAATTATACCACTTCACCAGCCAATACCATTCACATCAGTCAGGATGGATCCATGGACACATGCTACTCATCTCAACATGAATCATGACCAACAAGTCTAACTGGAAGCAGCGTGGCTGGCACCTACGAACATACTACACTCAAAAGTCCCATAGGTCACACCAATGTAACGTTCAGTATAACATTAACTGAATGAATCACCAGCATAAACTGGTCAACACAATTTTAGGATCCTCACATATTAAGCTGGTAACAAGCAGTCCATCATCAGCATGAGCTGGCACCAGCTAGCCCGACGTTGAGCAGCTTAAAACCTATGATGTCCTATTTAACGCATTTTCTTTCTCAGCAATTAATGCATTTTAGACCAGCGTATAGCTTGTATAACTAGCTGTAGGCCGGCTTTAGGGCGGTAATATAATATATGTTACTACCGACAAGCATATTAGCAACTGCTTTGCTAGTGTTTTTAGTAGTAAACCTaaacagacatgccaaacataAAAACCTTACTTAACAGCCCTGTTCATATTAATCTTACATCTCAAATAAATTGCTACATTCGTGTACAAACAAAACAGTAAGCGAAACCAcccaaaatataaatacatagcTACCTAACCATAAAAATGCATGGatgattttgtttacattttacaaacctGGCAATTGAGTGCACGGGATTTTCTTATTCCAGGAAATCGATACAGTTCAGTTGCCTAGTAATGTCGcataatgtgtaaatataatCAGTTTCGAAAACGATGACAGTCATCATTCGAGTTCATATGCTCTTCATAAAAACGTACAGTATTATATTTAATTGTCAGTTCTATAATTTTCACAACAAAATACGCTTTTCGAGTGCGAGAAGGGTTAGGTTTTGTTATTACAGGCGAGACGTTCGTCATGATCGTCAGAAGAGCAAATACGTCACTTCCATAGAAAGCCAGTACACACATATTTACAGTTCGTCTTCAAACAATGATCCTGAACAAAAAAACGTATAACTGGATAACCATGATTCTAACGTGTATGTTTAccacataaaaatgtatcttgaATAAAACAGTGACGGAAGCTACAAAATGTGAACTGAATTAatagaaattacatttcagcGTGTGCATCGATAAATGTGTACCCCTCCGAACTCGAAATCGGGAATCCCAAACCAATCTATTGCCTCTAATGTACAACCTAGCTTGACCGCACTCTGTCAAAAGTAGCAGAAGTTGGAGAATTCAAGGGAGTGGTGAGGGGATCACTAGCATTCGAATTTAAGACACTCGCTACTTAAATTATGTAATTAATAACTTAAATTAATGtactcattttaaaataataaaacaaacataacatttaaataatccaaaagaaaaacaaacatttccgAGGTATTTCATGTCatacaatgtaaatatatataaacaaattcatttcattattattcattatttggtGTAAAATTGCGcattgcaaatacattttgagcCAATTAGCATTAGCCATTGGTcatgaaaccaaaatgttttaaactcGCTGACAGTAGGGTGGGGCGGGATTATTATAGTAATTATAAACAGTAATTTGTACTTTATATGTACTTTAAGTAAACCCTATAGTTTCGCAGAATTACACTGTTGCTTATTTTATATTTGGGTATACTTGGAAACTTTTCAAGTTCTGTATTATGGCTCTGTATTGTGGCTGCATACCAATATATGGCTAGAAGCCTGTAATGAACCAAATGGAGGAGTCTGGGAAAGAGCACGATTTGGGATTTAGCTAATAGCGCTTTAGCTCATAGCACACAGACTGTCAAATAGAACGGTTGTTTTGGTTATAATGAAGGAACCAGCTTTTCCAATTTTTCAACGTATCTTTACAATTAAAATCCAGTAATAATGGTGGAAGAGCAATTCATATGACTTTTGGTATCTCAATAGTTTAGGTACGTACTGTTACAACTGCTAGCTATATAGCTACGTCTGCTAGAACTAGCTAGCTGCAGCCAggacttgtttacattatacaaTACCATGGACAGGGAGTCCTATCATAACAGCTGCAGCCTTGTCAAAATACCGAGGCAATCCTACGAACAATTTTGGTCTTCGCACTTTGTTGATTACATAGAGAAGGATTTGAGCTATTCCAAATTCTTAAAAAAGTACTTACTTCCCAACCATCCATGCATGTTCTCAAAGAGATTTACTGAAGACTGGAAATGCAGGAAACAGTGGGTCACTGATGAGGGGAAGCCCAACTTCCAGAAACTGCTGCAGCAATTTGGTAAATAAATGCTGTGAACTGTCTACATGTATAGTATGCTATAATGTCATTAGGTAATTATGGTGTCAAATGAACGTTTTAGAGATTAGCCTTTGGCTGGGCTGTTGAGATCTGTGATTTGATTGCAGTTTCTTCTTTTATGTGGAATTCtatgatacatgtattttagATATGATGACCAGAAACCCATTTGTAAGTTGTTTTCACAAAGTATGCATCTCGTATCCCCTTGTAGATGAGACTCCAGTTCCTGTTGCAAACTGCAATGCGAAAGAATACAATGCAAACCCCAAACAAATTGTTACTTTCAAAGAATATATTCACTACTGGAAAGAATACATCCAGAATGGACACTCGTCACCAAAAGGATGTCTCTATCTGAAAGATTGGCACATGTCAAGGTATTTTATTCCCCTATATGTTGCCCTAGAAGGATGCAGGCAACGTAATTGAAAGTGGTTTCTAGTATGTTAAAAATATCTATATACACTGAAGGTAAATATATTAAGAACAAGCTAGACATCACTCAATTATACCCACTTCCCTGCCACAGGGATTTTCCTGAACACAACGTTTACACCACACCAGTCTTCTTTTCTTCTGACTGGCTTAATGAGTATTGGGATACCTTGGAAGTGGACGACTACCGCTTTGTCTACATGGGACCCAAAGGCTCAtggtatataaatacatatataaaagtATAGAGCCTACAGTACATATCCCTTAATCTCCCCTAaaattgtttttctctttttgctAAAGGACACCATTCCATGCAGATGTGTTCCGCTCTTACAGCTGGTCAGCAAACATCTGCGGCAGAAAGAAGTGGCTCTTATATCCCCCAGGCCAAGAAGAGTTTCTACGAGATAGCCATGGCAACCTTGCTTATGATATTACTGCCCCTGAGCTTCAAGACAAGGGGCAGTTCCCCCATGCTGATGAGGCCTGCCAGCCACTAGAGATTATTCAGGAAGCAGGGGAGATCATATTTGTGCCCAGTGGTTGGCACCATCAGGTTTATAATTTGGTAAGGGCTGCTCTTTGAATATCGGTAGAATAGATGGTAGAATCGATCAATAAGTTACTTTTAAATCATTGCCAGTGAAGCACCTACATGGTTTATTTGGCACATACATGGTTTAATTTAGTAGCTCCATGATTGTCTCATTTATCCTACAGGAAGACACCATCTCCATCAACCATAACTGGCTGAATGGATGCAATGTGGACATTATGTGGCAGTTCCTTCAGAATGAGCTGTCTGCTGTccagagggagatagaggaaTGGAGGAATACTATGGACTCATGGCATCAGCACTGCCAGGTACAGTGACCGCCATGattattgggacagtgaaaCATTTATCTTCTTTTGACTCTACATTCCAAAAGAttgcatttgaaatcaaacaattactatgAAGTTAAAGTATAGATTCACAGCTTTAATCTGCATGTGTTCAAATTGGTTTAATTGTTTAGGTAGGTTAATCTGGGTTTATCAGTTGGATAGTTAGGTTtgcaaaaaatacagaaatgggCATGTAGATACAGAAAAAATTACCAGAGTAAAGAGGACAGTGTTAAGAGGAAGAAAAGGAACTGCCCAAAATCCACAGCATAGCACCTTATCTTAGAAATATGGTGGATGGGGTGTTATGacttgggcatgtatggcttctACTAGAACTGGTTccattgtcttcattgatgCTTTAACTCCTGATGACAGCATTCAGGAGTTTTCCAAATTACTACAAACTCATTAGAATGTACCACATCATACAGCAATACATTGCCATAAtcattagggagtttttccaagaCTAAAAAGTGGAACGTTATTGACTGTCCAAGTCAATTTCCACATttaaatccaattgagcattTTAGTCAATACCTAAGAACAAACAACTGTTTGGTTAAAAAGTTCAcaggcagagcatcaccagagaacatACCCAGGGACTGGTGCGGTCAAGAGGTTGTAGACTTCCAGCAATTATTTCATTCAAAGAATATTGACCTAATACTAAACGGAAGTGCTTAATTTGGAGATTTACAAAATGTAGAAGCCGAGATGTACATGGAtaaccttaaataaaataaaaatattcttgAGCAGTGTAACAGTTTAATTTTGTTCACCAGGTCATCATGAAGTCTTGCTCCGGGATTGATTACAGTGAGTTTTCCTCTTTCCTGAAGATCATCGCTGACAACCGTATGTCCTTTTTGATCTCTGGCACCGGAAACTCCTCCTCGAATTACCCGCGTCATCTTTCAGAGACCCTGGCTACATTGGGGCTTCACCATGCTGCTTTTGACCTGCAAAGGGTGGCTCACATACTAGAATGCATGCTCTGCAATGAAGATTTTAAGAGACTTGATCATTCAACTCTTACTTCACAACCTGAAAGTTTACTGCAGCAGATTAAAGAAACCATTCATTCCACTAGAGGGCAACACTGCCTTTACCAAGATTAGGTCACTCAATATGCCTTCTGAGTCTTTCAGTCCATTTGGAAAAAGGCTTTGGTTTCAGGAGGTTGCCTGAAAGGCTTGTCTgtcttgaaataaaaatgttttctatgttgTGAATGAGATGTtgataaaatgacaaaaattatacattgtgtccttttacatttatttcacccGATACATACAAGTGATTTCTGAAAATTGTTAGCAACCTGTGGTGCACAACTGGCACATTAGTGTcaagaaataaagcaaattacAGTTTCTGAAAATCTGAAAGTTTAATACTGTAAACAAAGTAAAACTCTTTATATCATAGACATGGTTTGTACTGATGCCAGTGAAATACTGTGCTAGGTGGTTTGGAATAAGATTAATTATACAGACCCTGAAGATTtcatttggctccttttaatgTGTGCGTGTCATTGCCGGGTTCAATAAATCCACCTCCCTCAAATATTCATTTGGCTTTAAAGTCTTTGGGCCACCAGTCTGGCACGTAGGCTTCCAAAGTCACGGTGGTGTCCTCAGAATCCTTGAGTGTTAGTGGTTCTTTAATGTGAGCAAGGCGGACGAGGCTCAGACCCAGTTCTCCAACTCCAGCCCTGTGGTTTCCGGCTGGCTTGCCAGACTGTGTCTGTAGCGTCACTCCTTCCTCCAGGCCTCTGGCTGGTGCTGACATGCGTATGGGCATCAGACGCTTCCGTACCACTCCTGTGTAATGCGTCCTGGCTGTTAGCTCCTGGCCGATGTAGCAGCCCTTGCTAAAGCTGATGCCCTGCATGTAGACCAGGTTGGACTCCAGGGGAAGCGCCACCCCAGGAGGAAGATCCTTTACCCCCTCAGGAAGTCCtagcagaaagagaaaaatcAACATTATAGGATGATTATAGGAATCATCTATGATATGGAAATTAACAAATCGTTGACAAAACACAACCATACTGTAAGCTCACATTGTTCTCAAGAACCCAAAGGGGCCCTTTCTGCCTTTTCACAGGGGTTTTCTGACAAAACTACAGAGCATGAGGCATAATGTGAACAACAATCCACTTATAATgcaaaagtatatatttttttgccctagcacacacacctgattcaaatatTGCCCCACAACCTACACACTtaattgacataatcaaccaatcatacatttttggcCATTATCTTTGATATGTCTTTCAAATAAAAAGATGCACTTGGTGAAGCAGGTCTACACAAATCCTGCTGTCCCTACAACTGAAAAACGACACTTCTGTTACATTTCCTccacaaaatgcatacacacaGTTTTTGGAGTATTCTAGATGGCCAATTAGCATAGGTGGGTGCTTACTTCGCTCATTTATTTCCTCACATTGGCTAACAGGGAGATAATTATCACATGCGAACATTAACCCTATATAGGTGCAGTAATTTAAACTTCTGTTGGTTCCAAAAACATACAGCAAATAGTGTATTAACTTTTAGACTGAAAAGTCAAAACCAGAGCCCACTTCATTATTTACTTAAAAGGTACAGTGgagagaataagtatttgatacactgctgattttgcaggttttcctacttacaaagcatgtagaagtctgttatttttatcataggtgctcttcaactgtgagtgatagaatcaaaaatccaaaaaatgacattgtatgatttttaagtaattaattagcattttattgcatgacataagtatttgatacatcagaaaagcagaacttaatatttggtacagaaacctttgtttgcaattacagagatcatacatttcctgaagttcttgaccaggtttgcacacactgtagcaaaaggattttaaaaagttttgctgtactatgttatgattctgtatgatgacaatgtgtgatcttggtgtttatacagaaggtaatgatctagaagaatgtaaaggaggatccagacatttcagatttgctcagttctctaatcactaaggataataatattgactgggtcatgttgttaaagagtactgttttgttgcagtctacatcctaatgagagtactgtttaaggtttgataccaaggtttgacatggtatcaagaggatggattgttgtggaaatttctataacaatgtattctctctgagtaaaggattgagtcccactgttaagataggtacaggaatgtgtgggacctggtatttgcatagggggcatctattgtctgtccagatgcagatcaatgggttttaggacaagatatacaacagggggagtaaggtcagtttgcccctttgggtaaacactacagtaaacattatggcaggaaggataaggtgggggaagatagcatttgacgtgtgtgatagaacaaagggaaaggtgtttgattgacatgaaacagatggcagcatcttaccacacccctttttcctatgtaataaatactgtcgaaatgatgtttttatttagaaactatccaccgttactttgtaacctgtatactttctccttgcaagcaagattaaaaccgtttattgcgcaattgatttctcctgtcttacctaccattttcatagaattatttggattttagaaattgccatcacacccactcctccatacagaccttctccagatccttcaggtttcggggacttccagctccctccaaagattttctattgggttcaggtctggagactggctaggtcactccaggaccttgagatgcttcttacggagccactccttagttgccctggctgtgtgtttcgggtcgttgtcatgctggaagacccagccacgaccccatctttaatgctcttactgagggaaggagcttgttggccaagatctcgcgatacatggcctcatccatcctcccctcaatacggtgcagtcgtcctgtcccctttgcagaaaagcatccccaaagaattatgtttccacctccatgcttcacggttgggatggtgttcttggggttgtactcatccttcttcttcctccaaacatggcaaatggagtttagaccaaaaagctctatttctgtctcatcagaccacatgtccttctcccattcctcctctcaaccagatggtcattggcaaacttcagacgagtctggacatgggctggcttgagcagggggaccttgcgtgcgctgcaggattttaatccatgacggcatattgtgttactaatggttttctttgagactgtggtcccagctctcttcaggtcattgaccaggtcctgccgtgtagttctgggctaatccctcaccttcctcgtgatcattgatgccccatgaggtgagatcttgcatggagccccagactgagggaga encodes:
- the snap47 gene encoding synaptosomal-associated protein 47 isoform X1, whose amino-acid sequence is MDGWEVSICSQAKMTSPNRDIPIHSWPGSYYINSEKRWEAGTLSLTRTMLRFTSDQSRENLVSFRLSRIMEIKMESSSLIFSTLTVLEQGNIKHWFGSLRPNRVVVYNVLEHFWRERLLSPSTEVQVAEAQSTKGRELINLVVGTQRRLEDTGNVLHYQGEQFDNMMHGLDKIDSDLGVADKLLSELESPPWWPFSKLLWKSQQDEKAVHAAREAACKETRTGKHRVITSIPAIVSRGRDSDLKPGCLIVMVSSLEVRDTNYALLHHFERDEVDDIRVHNPYEISVRQRFIGKPDICFRLLSAKMPEAMSVLEMQYKKKVEYTSEYSAFKTASATTPGDQDQCSIWNAECLQQYQETEVPMAVPAGELSQVQLHVLKPEVTQAEAQELRQMLMQLKNLALEAETELERQDEALDVLTASTDRATMHIDKHTCRMKRLL
- the snap47 gene encoding synaptosomal-associated protein 47 isoform X2, producing MTSPNRDIPIHSWPGSYYINSEKRWEAGTLSLTRTMLRFTSDQSRENLVSFRLSRIMEIKMESSSLIFSTLTVLEQGNIKHWFGSLRPNRVVVYNVLEHFWRERLLSPSTEVQVAEAQSTKGRELINLVVGTQRRLEDTGNVLHYQGEQFDNMMHGLDKIDSDLGVADKLLSELESPPWWPFSKLLWKSQQDEKAVHAAREAACKETRTGKHRVITSIPAIVSRGRDSDLKPGCLIVMVSSLEVRDTNYALLHHFERDEVDDIRVHNPYEISVRQRFIGKPDICFRLLSAKMPEAMSVLEMQYKKKVEYTSEYSAFKTASATTPGDQDQCSIWNAECLQQYQETEVPMAVPAGELSQVQLHVLKPEVTQAEAQELRQMLMQLKNLALEAETELERQDEALDVLTASTDRATMHIDKHTCRMKRLL
- the jmjd4 gene encoding 2-oxoglutarate and iron-dependent oxygenase JMJD4 — protein: MDRESYHNSCSLVKIPRQSYEQFWSSHFVDYIEKDLSYSKFLKKYLLPNHPCMFSKRFTEDWKCRKQWVTDEGKPNFQKLLQQFDETPVPVANCNAKEYNANPKQIVTFKEYIHYWKEYIQNGHSSPKGCLYLKDWHMSRDFPEHNVYTTPVFFSSDWLNEYWDTLEVDDYRFVYMGPKGSWTPFHADVFRSYSWSANICGRKKWLLYPPGQEEFLRDSHGNLAYDITAPELQDKGQFPHADEACQPLEIIQEAGEIIFVPSGWHHQVYNLEDTISINHNWLNGCNVDIMWQFLQNELSAVQREIEEWRNTMDSWHQHCQVIMKSCSGIDYSEFSSFLKIIADNRMSFLISGTGNSSSNYPRHLSETLATLGLHHAAFDLQRVAHILECMLCNEDFKRLDHSTLTSQPESLLQQIKETIHSTRGQHCLYQD